The following DNA comes from Fervidibacillus albus.
CTTCCTTGGCAAATGCGAAAGAATTGGTTTGACATGATCCGAAAAACAATTAATTTAGGAGGGAAAATGATGAACTTTATGAAGCGGGCCCTATTAAGTACTTCTTTTAAAAAAGGGCGTACCTTTTTACTTATTCTCGTATTTTCGGCAATATTAATTTTTATTTTAGCCGGTTTAACGATTCAAAACGCGGCATTAAAAGCGATTGATAATGCATCAAAAAGTACCGGAGCAACAGTTACATTATCGACGAATATTCGAAATGCTTTTACTTCAAGGGATGATAATTCGGCGGAATCGAATGGAGAGAACAGTCGGCCTGAACCGGGGAGTTTTCAAGTCACACCTGTTGATCTGGATTTAGCGGAACAATTAGCCGATTTGGACAATGTTTCTTCCGTCAATTACCTATCTACTACATACGCCTTTGCGGAATCTTTTGAACCGATCACTTCATCGGACACAAGCACCGATGAAACGAGTGACACCAATTCATTCGGTGGTATGTCTGGTGGAATGCGGGGAACGATGGCCCAAGGAGATGTGAGTATTGAAGGAATTTCATCTACCGACACGTTATCCGATTTTAGCGACGGTACGAACGAAATTGTTGATGGTGTTGGACTTACGGAAGAAGATGCGGGGTCGAACAGCGCCGTCATTGAACAAAATTTAGCCGAAGCAAACGACCTATCCGTAGGCGATACAATTGAAATAACGAGCACCGATGAAGAAACGACCATTGAATTACAAATCGTCGGCATTTATGAAACGACTGCCACTGTCGATTCAAGAATGATGCAATTTAGCGTAATGAATCCGTCGAATACGATTTATACTTCTTATACAGTTGCCAATTCGTTAAAGGGTGATGATTATGCGAATACGATCGATTCCGCCGTATATACATTATCGGACCCAGAAAAAACGGCTGATTTTGTGGAAAGTGCAGAATCGTTAGGATTGGATACAGAAACCTATACATTGCAAACGAATGACAGCACGTATCAACAAATGTTACAACCATTAAATAATATAGGAGAATTTGCGGAAAATATCATCATTTTAGTTACTGCTGCAGGGGTAGTTATTTTATCACTCATTGTGATTTTAATGGTTCGTGAACGAAAACATGAAATTGGCGTTTTACTATCCCTTGGAGAAAAACGAACGAAAATCGTCAGTCAGTTTTTTGTAGAAATGTTGATCGTTTTAATCGTTGCAATAGGAGTTTCTGGCGTGAGTGGAAAATATGTCGGAAATGTCATCGGAGAACAATTGATCAATCAACAGACGGAAACGGCAACTACCGGAGAAATCCAACAGACGGATGGAACATTTGATCGAGGCTCTCGCAGCGGTTTACAAGGTGGATTCCAATCTTTTCGGAATTTCGGCGCTAGTAGTACGGAAATCGCTGAACAAATTGATGATTTAAATATTACCGTGACGCTTGACGATTTATTCGAACTCGGTGGATACGGTCTAGCCATATCGTTCATCTCGATTGTCATCGCATCCGTGGGAATTTTACGTATGCAACCGAAAAAAATACTCATCTCTTAAGGAGGGATTCAAATGTTGGAAGTTAAAGATTTAAATCATTGGTATACGACAGAAGCAGATGCCTTATATGAAAATGTCCATTTATCCTTTGAGCCGGGGAAGTTATATGCGATTCTCGGTTCAAGCGGTTCGGGAAAAACGACGTTCGTTTCCTTAATTTCCGGACTTGATCTCCCGAAAAAAGGAGATGTGTATTACGATGGAACATCGATTAAAAAAATCGGCTTATCAAAATTTCGAAATCGTTACGTATCTATCGTCTTTCAATCGTATAATTTGCTTCCGTATATGTCCGCTTTAGAAAATATCGTCTCTGCGATGGACATTACCCAATCGAAACAACAAGATCGGAAAAAATATGCCCTTTCCATGTTGGAAAAAGTTGGAATCACTGAAGAGTTAGCGAAAAAAAATGTTCAAAAACTTTCAGGGGGCCAACAACAACGGGTGGCCATCGTTCGAGCAATGTGTTGTGATGCAAATCTCGTTGTTGCCGACGAACCTACGGGAAATTTAGACGAACAAAATTCAAAAGAAATCATTGAACTGTTTAAACAGTTGGCCCACGAACAGAAAAAAACAGTCATCGTCATTACCCATGAAAAAGAAATTGCCCGGGAATGCGATATCGTCTTAGAATTAAAAAATAAAAAATTCAACGTCATTAAAGAAAACAAAACTTACAAAAATGAACCGGAAGATTATTAACGTTTTCGATAAGATTATTCATTCTCCTATTCACAACGGAAGTATCATGATGGATACGTTTAAAGAGGATCAGATAGAATGCGATCCTCTTTTTTTTACAAAAAAAGCGCGAAGGGATTGTAGACATCATCGTCGAAATATGTCGATAATCTTTTGTGAAATATTTCACAATATCTATTGTCTTTTCCTTTAAAATGATGTATATTTTAATTTAGAGAAAGCGTTAAAATGATCCTCTTACAATTCATATTTCTTCCTATACTTATAATCATCATCGTTAAAAACGTATTGAGAATATATATACCGAATGTGTTTATTTTAATTTTTTGTCAATACGATACTCTCCTAGATTCTTTATTTTCGAAATTTTTCTACTTCCATTCCTGTTTCCTATCATGGTTTTGTTTTCAACTGATTTTTATCAGTTACAATAATTTAATATGGAGGAGATGAACGAATGAAAGCGTTAACGTATGTGGAGCCAGGAAAAAAAGAGGTTGTGGAAAAGCCGGTACCAACAATTGAAAAACCGACGGATGTCATCGTGAAAATGACGAAGACGACTATTTGTGGCACCGATCTCCACATCTTATCCGGAGACGTTCCTGCTGTTACGAAGGGACGGACGTTAGGTCACGAAGGTG
Coding sequences within:
- a CDS encoding ABC transporter permease produces the protein MMNFMKRALLSTSFKKGRTFLLILVFSAILIFILAGLTIQNAALKAIDNASKSTGATVTLSTNIRNAFTSRDDNSAESNGENSRPEPGSFQVTPVDLDLAEQLADLDNVSSVNYLSTTYAFAESFEPITSSDTSTDETSDTNSFGGMSGGMRGTMAQGDVSIEGISSTDTLSDFSDGTNEIVDGVGLTEEDAGSNSAVIEQNLAEANDLSVGDTIEITSTDEETTIELQIVGIYETTATVDSRMMQFSVMNPSNTIYTSYTVANSLKGDDYANTIDSAVYTLSDPEKTADFVESAESLGLDTETYTLQTNDSTYQQMLQPLNNIGEFAENIIILVTAAGVVILSLIVILMVRERKHEIGVLLSLGEKRTKIVSQFFVEMLIVLIVAIGVSGVSGKYVGNVIGEQLINQQTETATTGEIQQTDGTFDRGSRSGLQGGFQSFRNFGASSTEIAEQIDDLNITVTLDDLFELGGYGLAISFISIVIASVGILRMQPKKILIS
- a CDS encoding ABC transporter ATP-binding protein is translated as MQMLEVKDLNHWYTTEADALYENVHLSFEPGKLYAILGSSGSGKTTFVSLISGLDLPKKGDVYYDGTSIKKIGLSKFRNRYVSIVFQSYNLLPYMSALENIVSAMDITQSKQQDRKKYALSMLEKVGITEELAKKNVQKLSGGQQQRVAIVRAMCCDANLVVADEPTGNLDEQNSKEIIELFKQLAHEQKKTVIVITHEKEIARECDIVLELKNKKFNVIKENKTYKNEPEDY